From the Theobroma cacao cultivar B97-61/B2 chromosome 2, Criollo_cocoa_genome_V2, whole genome shotgun sequence genome, one window contains:
- the LOC18608443 gene encoding 46 kDa FK506-binding nuclear protein: protein MSNRKKSSATAESDEVEQLLQAAQDEMLLKLSVDSHMSRVAPDYLDPNLHRRFQALRSRPSTSQSKSQLQKQSPAPLKQQQQQKEEEKKEQKSKVVVVGNVDEELRGVLGDDLSARFAALKASLSSSFSSDPAPAATTKEVSIGLDKSDGEDEEDEVENVIRWAMDAARLDPSPPSDDDDDHIDSDVDDNDDDNDDDYPKNKKKESKSSRK, encoded by the exons atgagcAACAGAAAGAAGAGCTCGGCAACGGCGGAAAGCGATGAGGTGGAGCAGCTGTTGCAGGCAGCGCAGGACGAGATGCTCTTAAAACTCTCAGTCGACAGCCACATGTCTCGCGTGGCCCCCGATTATCTCGACCCCAATCTCCACCGTCGATTCCAGGCCCTCCGATCCCGACCTTCCACTTCTCAATCAAAATCGCAACTACAAAAACAATCACCAGCACCAttaaaacaacaacaacagcaaaaggaagaggaaaaaaaggaGCAAAAATCGAAGGTTGTTGTTGTGGGTAATGTTGACGAGGAATTGAGGGGTGTGTTGGGTGATGATCTCTCCGCTAGATTCGCTGCTCTCAAGGCTtccttgtcttcttctttttcttctgatCCTGCTCCTGCTGCTACTACTAAGGAAGTTAGTATCGGTCTCGACAAATCCGACGGTGAAGATGAGGAGGATGAAGTTGAGAACGTGATTCGGTGGGCCATGGATGCTGCTCGCCTTGATCCTTCTCCTCCTTCTGACGATGACGATGATCACATCGATTCCGATGTAGATGATAATGACGACGACAACGACGACGATTatcccaaaaataaaaagaaggaaTCTAAAAGTAGTA GGAAATGA
- the LOC18608444 gene encoding 5-oxoprolinase, producing MGSVSEEKLRFCIDRGGTFTDVYAEIPGHPDGRVLKLLSVDPSNYDDAPIEGIRRILEEYTGEKIPRTAKIPTDKIEWIRMGTTVATNALLERKGERIALCVTRGFKDLLQIGDQSRPNIFDLTATKSSNLYEEVVEVDERIELVLEQDKGNKDNSKSFLKGVSGELVRVVKCLDEEALKPLLKGLLEKGISCLAVVLMHSYTYPYHEMAVEKLAMNLGFRHVSLSSALTPMVRAVPRGLTASVDAYLTPVVKEYLAGFISRFDEGLGKVNVLFMQSDGGLAPESRFSGHKAVLSGPAGGVVGYSQTLFGLETEKPLIGFDMGGTSTDVSRYAGSYEQVLETKIAGAIIQAPQLDINTVAAGGGSKLKFQFGAFRVGPESVGAHPGPVCYRKGGELAVTDANLVLGYVIPDYFPAIFGPNEDQPLDVQATKEEFKKLAEKINSYRKSQDSSAKDMTVEEIALGFVNVANETMCRPIRQLTEMKGHETRNHALACFGGAGPQHACAISRSLGMTAVLIHRFCGILSAYGMGLADVVEEAQEPYAAVYGPESVLEASRREAILLKHVKQKLLEQGFRGENIKTETYLNLRYEGTDTAIMVKGHIAEDGSGCDYADEFVKLFQQEYGFKLHNRNILVCDVRVRGIGVANILKPRALERASGSPKIEGRYKVFFGNGWHDTPLFKLDNLGYGHVIPGPAIIMNGSSTVIVEPKCNAIITKYGNIKIEIESILNTVKVAEKVADVVQLSIFNHRFMGIAEQMGRTLQRTSISTNIKERLDFSCALFGPDGGLVANAPHVPVHLGAMSSTVRWQLEYWGGNLNEGDVLVTNHPCAGGSHLPDITVITPVFDNGKLVFFVASRGHHAEIGGVTPGSMPPFSKCIWEEGAAIKAFKLVEKGIFQEEGIVKLLEFPGADESTQKIPGTRQLQDNLSDLRAQVAANQRGITLIKELIEQYGLETVQAYMTYVQLNAEEAVREMLKSVAARISSESTTLGERNFLMIEEEDCMDDGSVIHLKLTIDSNKGEARFDFSGTSPEVYGNWNAPEAVTAAAVIYCLRCLVDVDIPLNQGCLAPVKIHVPEGSFLSPSDKAAVVGGNVLTSQRITDVVLTAFQACACSQGCMNNLTFGDNTFGYYETIGGGSGAGPSWDGTSGVQCHMTNTRMTDPEIFEQRYPVLLHRFGLRENSGGAGIHKGGDGLVREIEFRRAVVVSILSERRVHAPRGLKGGANGARGANYLITKDERRIYLGGKNTVEVQAGEILEILTPGGGGWGSSL from the coding sequence ATGGGGAGTGTCAGTGAAGAGAAGCTGAGGTTTTGTATTGACAGAGGGGGCACTTTCACCGATGTTTATGCGGAGATTCCTGGTCACCCCGATGGTCGGGTTCTCAAACTTTTATCCGTTGACCCATCGAATTATGACGATGCTCCAATTGAAGGAATCAGGAgaattcttgaagaatataCAGGAGAGAAAATCCCCCGAACTGCCAAAATTCCAACTGATAAAATTGAGTGGATAAGGATGGGAACAACTGTGGCAACCAATGCCCTTTTGGAAAGAAAAGGGGAGAGGATTGCTTTGTGTGTTACTCGAGGTTTCAAGGATTTGTTACAGATTGGTGACCAGTCTCGTCCCAATATCTTTGACCTTACTGCAACTAAATCATCCAATCTTTACGAGGAAGTTGTTGAAGTTGATGAGAGGATTGAGCTAGTTCTTGAACAGGACAAAGGGAATAAGGACAATTCAAAGTCGTTTCTTAAAGGGGTTTCTGGTGAGCTTGTCAGGGTTGTCAAGTGTCTAGATGAAGAAGCTTTGAAGCCTTTATTGAAGGGATTGTTGGAGAAAGGCATTAGTTGTTTGGCTGTTGTGCTTATGCATTCCTACACATACCCATATCATGAAATGGCCGTGGAGAAGTTGGCTATGAACTTGGGTTTTAGACATGTTTCTTTGTCTTCGGCTTTGACTCCCATGGTTCGTGCTGTTCCTCGGGGTTTAACAGCCAGTGTGGATGCTTATCTGACCCCGGTTGTGAAAGAGTATTTAGCAGGGTTTATATCTAGATTTGATGAAGGCCTTGGGAAAGTGAATGTTTTATTTATGCAGTCAGATGGAGGGCTTGCACCAGAAAGTAGATTTTCAGGGCACAAGGCTGTTTTGTCTGGCCCTGCTGGGGGGGTTGTTGGCTACTCACAGACTCTTTTTGGTCTTGAAACAGAGAAGCCTTTGATTGGATTTGACATGGGTGGTACATCAACAGATGTGAGCCGTTATGCTGGAAGTTATGAACAAGTCCTAGAAACTAAAATTGCTGGTGCAATAATACAAGCACCTCAGCTTGACATAAACACTGTTGCTGCTGGTGGAGGATCAAAGTTAAAGTTCCAATTTGGGGCTTTCCGGGTTGGACCAGAGTCAGTAGGAGCTCATCCTGGTCCTGTGTGCTACCGCAAAGGTGGAGAATTGGCAGTCACCGATGCAAACCTGGTTCTTGGGTATGTTATTCCTGATTATTTCCCAGCCATCTTCGGCCCAAATGAAGATCAGCCTTTAGATGTCCAAGCAACCAAGGAAGAATTCAAGAAGCTTgcagagaaaataaattcttacagGAAGAGCCAAGATTCATCTGCAAAGGACATGACAGTGGAGGAAATTGCACTTGGGTTTGTGAATGTTGCCAATGAGACAATGTGCCGCCCCATACGGCAGTTAACTGAGATGAAGGGCCATGAAACGAGGAACCATGCACTTGCTTGCTTTGGGGGTGCTGGGCCACAGCATGCCTGTGCCATATCTAGGTCACTGGGTATGACAGCAGTACTTATTCACCGGTTTTGTGGAATCTTAAGTGCATATGGAATGGGATTGGCAGATGTTGTTGAAGAGGCACAAGAGCCCTATGCTGCTGTTTATGGTCCTGAATCTGTTCTGGAGGCCTCTCGTCGAGAAGCTATATTGTTGAAGCATGTAAAGCAGAAGCTGCTAGAGCAAGGGTTCAGAGGGGAAAATATAAAGACTGAGACATACCTAAATTTGAGGTATGAAGGTACAGATACAGCAATCATGGTAAAGGGACATATTGCTGAAGATGGATCTGGATGTGACTATGCTGATGAATTTGTGAAGCTTTTTCAGCAGGAGTATGGATTTAAGCTACATAATAGAAATATCCTTGTATGTGATGTCAGAGTTCGTGGGATAGGAGTTGCTAATATATTGAAACCACGGGCCCTAGAACGTGCTTCTGGTTCCCCTAAAATTGAAGGCCGCTACAAGGTCTTTTTTGGGAATGGGTGGCATGATACACCACTGTTCAAGCTTGATAATCTGGGATATGGTCATGTCATACCTGGCCCTGCAATCATTATGAATGGGAGTAGTACAGTGATCGTAGAACCAAAATGTAATGCTATTATAACCAAATATGGaaacattaaaattgaaattgagtCTATTCTAAACACTGTGAAAGTTGCTGAGAAGGTTGCAGATGTTGTGCAACTTTCAATCTTCAATCACAGATTTATGGGAATTGCTGAACAGATGGGACGAACCCTGCAGCGGACTTCTATCTCAACAAATATCAAGGAAAGGCTAGACTTCTCTTGTGCTCTATTTGGTCCAGATGGGGGACTAGTTGCTAATGCTCCACATGTTCCTGTGCATCTGGGCGCTATGTCCAGTACAGTTCGTTGGCAGCTTGAATACTGGGGTGGCAATTTGAACGAAGGAGATGTTCTTGTCACCAATCATCCTTGCGCTGGAGGTAGCCACCTTCCTGATATAACTGTGATAACACCTGTTTTTGATAATGGGAAACTAGTGTTTTTTGTGGCAAGTAGAGGACATCATGCAGAGATCGGGGGTGTTACACCTGGAAGCATGCCTCCTTTTTCCAAGTGTATATGGGAAGAAGGGGCTGCAATAAAAGCATTTAAACTTGTGGAAAAGGGGATTTTccaagaagaaggaatagTCAAGCTTCTTGAGTTTCCAGGTGCTGATGAATCTACTCAAAAAATCCCAGGAACACGGCAACTTCAAGATAACCTATCAGATCTTAGAGCACAAGTAGCTGCTAATCAGAGGGGAATCACTCTAATCAAAGAACTTATTGAGCAGTATGGTTTAGAAACTGTTCAGGCTTACATGACGTATGTGCAGCTTAATGCAGAAGAAGCAGTGAGAGAAATGCTCAAGTCAGTTGCTGCAAGAATTTCATCAGAGTCAACTACATTGGGCGAGAGAAACTTCCTTATGATAGAAGAAGAGGATTGCATGGATGACGGGTCTGTCATCCATTTAAAACTCACAATTGATTCTAACAAAGGGGAAGCACGTTTTGATTTTAGTGGAACTAGCCCTGAGGTTTATGGTAACTGGAATGCTCCAGAGGCAGTCACTGCTGCAGCAGTCATATACTGCCTCCGTTGTCTGGTGGATGTTGACATTCCTCTTAATCAAGGTTGTCTGGCTCCAGTTAAAATCCATGTACCAGAAGGCTCATTCCTCTCTCCAAGTGATAAAGCTGCTGTAGTGGGAGGCAACGTTCTCACTTCTCAGAGAATAACTGATGTAGTGTTGACTGCATTTCAGGCCTGTGCTTGTTCTCAGGGATGTATGAATAATCTGACCTTTGGGGACAATACTTTTGGTTATTACGAAACAATCGGGGGAGGGAGTGGGGCTGGTCCGAGCTGGGATGGGACAAGTGGCGTCCAGTGCCACATGACCAACACTCGAATGACAGATCCAGAAATTTTCGAGCAGAGATATCCAGTATTATTGCACAGGTTTGGACTAAGAGAGAATAGTGGAGGAGCAGGAATTCACAAAGGGGGTGATGGACTTGTGAGGGAAATAGAGTTTAGGCGCGCAGTAGTGGTTAGCATTCTATCAGAGAGGCGTGTACATGCGCCTAG